The following proteins are encoded in a genomic region of Bosea beijingensis:
- a CDS encoding GTP cyclohydrolase II has product MNAPNRNGHIRLTSHPEPGGAATRFPIKWGAPTAAERGPVIASTTNPADRNVIGAHGGSYSVYRALAISARAMNPQQRPDLTNTYPTAEILPQPQWADPKRIVSLDPFGHTVAQDFGRLIGEGIDIRPSIAITKARLNLPEILAAMGAHRLAADGHILHSSGDISVTKIAVDPVWYLPGIAERFGTTESELRRTLFEQTGGMYPELVTRPDLKVFLPPIGSITAYVMGEAFRLADPKTRIACRVHDECNGSDVFGSDICTCRPYLTHGIEECVKEAQSGGVGLIVYNRKEGRALGEVTKFLVYNARKRQEGGDSAATYFERTECVAGVQDARFQQLMPDVLHWLGVTHIDRLMSMSNMKYDAMVESGITIGERVAIPPELIPPDASVEIEAKKAAGYYSPDGAPGDNALKSTVGRDLDKF; this is encoded by the coding sequence ATGAACGCGCCGAACCGCAACGGCCATATCAGGCTGACCTCCCACCCCGAACCGGGCGGAGCCGCCACGCGCTTCCCGATCAAGTGGGGCGCTCCCACAGCAGCCGAGCGCGGCCCGGTCATCGCCTCGACCACCAACCCGGCCGATCGCAACGTCATCGGTGCCCATGGCGGCTCCTACTCGGTCTATCGCGCGCTCGCGATCTCGGCCCGCGCGATGAACCCGCAGCAGCGCCCGGACCTGACCAACACCTACCCGACGGCGGAAATCCTGCCGCAGCCGCAATGGGCCGATCCGAAGAGGATCGTCTCGCTCGATCCGTTCGGGCATACGGTCGCGCAGGATTTCGGCCGGCTGATCGGCGAGGGTATCGATATCCGCCCCTCGATCGCGATTACCAAGGCCAGGCTCAACCTGCCCGAGATCCTCGCCGCGATGGGCGCCCATCGCCTCGCCGCGGACGGCCATATCCTGCACTCATCGGGCGATATCAGCGTCACCAAGATCGCGGTCGATCCGGTCTGGTATCTGCCGGGCATCGCCGAGCGCTTCGGCACGACCGAGAGCGAACTCCGCCGCACGCTCTTCGAGCAGACCGGCGGCATGTATCCCGAGCTGGTGACGCGGCCGGATCTCAAGGTCTTCCTGCCGCCGATCGGCTCGATCACGGCCTATGTCATGGGCGAGGCTTTCCGGCTCGCCGATCCCAAGACGCGCATCGCCTGCCGCGTCCATGACGAATGCAACGGTTCCGACGTCTTCGGTTCCGACATCTGCACCTGCCGGCCGTATCTCACGCATGGCATCGAGGAATGCGTGAAAGAGGCCCAGAGTGGCGGCGTCGGCCTGATCGTCTACAACCGCAAGGAGGGCCGGGCGCTCGGCGAGGTCACCAAGTTCCTCGTCTACAATGCCCGCAAGCGCCAGGAGGGCGGCGATTCCGCCGCGACCTATTTCGAGCGCACCGAATGCGTCGCCGGCGTGCAGGATGCCCGCTTCCAGCAGCTCATGCCGGATGTGCTGCACTGGCTCGGCGTCACGCATATCGACCGGCTGATGTCGATGTCGAACATGAAATACGACGCCATGGTCGAAAGCGGCATCACCATCGGCGAGCGCGTCGCGATCCCGCCCGAACTGATCCCGCCCGATGCCTCCGTCGAGATCGAGGCCAAGAAGGCGGCAGGCTATTACTCGCCCGACGGCGCGCCCGGCGACAACGCCTTGAAGTCCACGGTCGGCCGCGACCTCGACAAGTTCTGA
- the upp gene encoding uracil phosphoribosyltransferase: MTSSQDGVTVVDHPLVQHKLTLMREKDRSTKSFRQLLNEIGMLLCYEVTRDLPTELIEIETPLQKSMQPVISGKKLVFAPILRAGVGFLDGMLELVPAARVAHIGLYRDPDTLQAVEYYFKAPSDITERMIVVMDPMLATANSAVAAVERLKERGAKDLRFVCLLASPEGIARLRGAHPDVRIWTAAIDERLNDHGYIVPGLGDAGDRMFGTR, encoded by the coding sequence ATGACTTCGAGCCAGGACGGCGTCACTGTCGTCGACCACCCGCTGGTCCAGCACAAGCTCACGCTGATGCGCGAGAAGGATCGCTCCACCAAGAGCTTCCGCCAGCTCCTCAACGAGATCGGCATGCTGCTCTGCTACGAGGTGACGCGCGACCTGCCGACCGAGCTGATCGAGATCGAGACGCCGCTGCAGAAGTCGATGCAGCCGGTCATCTCCGGCAAGAAGCTGGTCTTTGCGCCGATCTTGCGCGCTGGCGTCGGCTTTCTCGACGGCATGCTGGAACTGGTTCCGGCTGCCCGCGTCGCCCATATCGGGCTTTATCGCGATCCCGACACGCTCCAGGCCGTGGAGTACTATTTCAAGGCACCGTCCGACATCACCGAGCGCATGATCGTGGTGATGGACCCGATGCTGGCGACCGCGAACTCGGCTGTTGCCGCGGTCGAGCGCCTGAAGGAGCGCGGCGCCAAGGATCTGCGCTTCGTCTGCCTTTTGGCCTCGCCGGAAGGCATCGCCCGCTTGCGCGGAGCCCATCCCGATGTTCGCATCTGGACGGCGGCGATCGACGAGCGCCTCAACGATCACGGCTATATCGTTCCCGGTCTCGGCGATGCCGGCGACCGCATGTTCGGCACGCGCTGA
- a CDS encoding Thivi_2564 family membrane protein, translated as MSILISLLITVLVIGLVLYLVRMLPLDGQIKNVVQIIVIVIGIISLLRYLAVF; from the coding sequence ATGTCCATTCTGATTTCTCTGCTGATCACCGTTCTCGTCATTGGCCTCGTGCTCTATCTCGTGCGGATGCTGCCGCTCGACGGGCAGATCAAGAACGTCGTGCAGATCATCGTGATCGTCATCGGCATCATCTCGCTGCTGCGCTATCTCGCTGTTTTCTAA
- a CDS encoding tripartite tricarboxylate transporter substrate-binding protein, whose amino-acid sequence MKKLVLGLAAAATLALAGNAQAQGYPTKPITMIVPFAAGGPTDIIARIVADNMSKTLGQQIVIENVAGAGGTTGITRAVTAAPDGYTIAMGHLGTFSAAPATYPGLKYDPINGMQTIGLAGGTPILIVARKNLEAPDLKAFVAAVKATPDKFNEAHAGLGSVSWTTCTLLKGILGTPKINAVAYRGTGPALNDLVSGQVDFMCDQIVSVAEQVRANTIKAYAIASAQRSPALPDVPTTKEAGLPDYQIEAWNGIAGPKGMPKEAVDKLVDALGKALNDEGTKKRLLDLGTVLPTAEERTPAGFAALIKRDADKLTPALSAAPKQ is encoded by the coding sequence ATGAAGAAACTCGTTCTCGGCCTTGCCGCCGCCGCCACGCTGGCCCTCGCCGGCAACGCTCAGGCGCAGGGCTATCCGACGAAGCCGATCACGATGATCGTGCCCTTCGCGGCCGGTGGCCCGACCGACATCATCGCCCGCATCGTCGCCGACAACATGTCGAAGACGCTCGGCCAGCAGATCGTCATCGAAAACGTCGCCGGCGCCGGCGGCACCACCGGCATCACCCGCGCCGTCACCGCGGCGCCGGACGGCTACACCATCGCGATGGGGCATCTCGGCACCTTCTCGGCGGCGCCGGCCACCTATCCGGGCCTGAAATACGATCCGATCAACGGCATGCAGACGATCGGCCTCGCCGGCGGCACGCCGATCCTGATCGTGGCGCGCAAGAACCTCGAGGCGCCGGACCTCAAGGCCTTCGTCGCCGCCGTGAAGGCCACCCCGGACAAGTTCAACGAAGCCCATGCCGGCCTCGGCTCGGTCTCCTGGACGACCTGCACGCTGCTCAAGGGCATTCTGGGCACGCCGAAGATCAACGCCGTCGCCTATCGCGGCACCGGCCCTGCGCTCAACGATCTCGTCTCCGGCCAGGTCGACTTCATGTGCGACCAGATCGTCTCGGTCGCCGAGCAGGTGCGCGCCAACACGATCAAGGCCTATGCCATCGCCTCGGCCCAGCGCTCGCCGGCTTTGCCCGACGTCCCGACCACCAAGGAAGCCGGCCTGCCCGACTACCAGATCGAAGCCTGGAACGGCATCGCGGGCCCGAAGGGCATGCCGAAGGAGGCCGTGGACAAGCTGGTCGACGCGCTCGGCAAGGCGCTCAACGACGAAGGCACCAAGAAGCGCCTGCTCGATCTCGGCACCGTACTTCCGACGGCCGAGGAGCGGACGCCGGCCGGTTTCGCAGCGCTGATCAAGCGCGACGCCGACAAGCTGACGCCCGCGCTCTCGGCCGCGCCGAAGCAGTAA
- the glyS gene encoding glycine--tRNA ligase subunit beta: MPDLLLELFSEEIPARMQRKAADDLKKLVTDALVERGLVYEGAKAFATPRRLALHIAGLPVRGRDVREERKGPRVGAPDAAVQGFLKAAGLASLDQATIVSDPKKGDSYVAIIEKPGQETVAAIAEIVPSVIRSFPWPKSMRWGKASAAGASLRWVRPLHSILCTFGAAEVEDPEVVPFEVDGIVSGNTTYGHRFHAPGQITVKRLDDYVSSLEKAKVVLDADRRKEIILTDARNLAFAQGLDLVEDEGLLEEVAGLVEWPVVLMGSFEERFLDIPGEAIRATIRANQKCFVLRDPATGNLANRFILVSNLVASDGGVAITAGNGRVVRARLSDAAYFWQTDRGSLPDLDTLKESAEKLGLDLAKPLDQRMAKLDKLGVVFHAKLGTQGERVQRVAALARELAPIVGADPDKAERAAKLAKADLPTEMVGEFPELQGLMGRKYAELQGEDASVAAAVEEHYKPLGPSDRVPSDPISVAVALADKLDTLVGFWAIDEKPTGSKDPYALRRAALGVIRLVVENGVRLRLGITTKLGIYKADADIGLRSSSAAATDDSHAARRNSAAEAQQALEEAQNFLGQFVSSLRKVDEPQRWSEILARVESPKAEDLLSFFHDRLKVMLRDQGARHDLVDAVLGEGASANDDLLLITRRVAALGRFLDTEDGKNLLAGYKRAANILKAEEKKDGEGAFADAPDLHLIADAGLIEEKALAVALAQATPKAEAAVAAEDYEGAMAALAEIRLAVDAFFDKVTVNDPDPALRANRLKLLNQLRQATRAVADFDRIAG, translated from the coding sequence CGCGTCGGCGCGCCCGACGCCGCGGTGCAGGGCTTCCTCAAGGCCGCAGGGCTGGCCTCGCTCGATCAGGCGACCATCGTCAGCGACCCGAAGAAGGGCGACTCTTACGTCGCCATCATTGAGAAGCCCGGCCAGGAAACCGTCGCGGCCATCGCCGAGATCGTGCCTTCCGTGATCCGGTCCTTCCCCTGGCCGAAATCGATGCGCTGGGGCAAGGCCTCGGCCGCCGGCGCCAGCCTGCGCTGGGTCCGCCCGCTGCATTCGATCCTCTGCACCTTCGGCGCCGCCGAGGTCGAGGACCCGGAGGTGGTGCCCTTCGAGGTCGACGGCATCGTCTCCGGCAACACCACCTACGGCCACCGCTTCCATGCGCCCGGCCAGATCACGGTGAAGCGCCTCGATGATTACGTGAGCTCGCTGGAGAAGGCGAAGGTCGTGCTGGACGCCGATCGGCGCAAGGAGATCATCCTCACCGACGCCCGCAACCTCGCCTTCGCGCAGGGGCTCGACCTCGTCGAGGACGAGGGGCTGCTGGAGGAGGTCGCCGGTCTCGTCGAATGGCCGGTGGTGCTGATGGGCTCGTTCGAGGAGCGCTTCCTCGACATTCCCGGCGAGGCGATCCGCGCCACCATCCGCGCCAACCAGAAATGCTTCGTGCTGCGCGATCCCGCGACGGGCAATCTCGCCAATCGCTTCATCCTGGTCTCGAACCTCGTCGCCAGCGATGGCGGCGTGGCAATCACCGCCGGCAATGGCCGCGTCGTGCGCGCCCGCCTCTCGGACGCCGCCTATTTCTGGCAGACCGATCGCGGCTCGCTGCCGGACCTCGATACCCTCAAGGAGAGCGCCGAAAAGCTCGGGCTCGATCTGGCCAAGCCGCTCGACCAGCGCATGGCCAAGCTCGACAAGCTCGGCGTCGTCTTCCACGCCAAGCTCGGCACGCAAGGCGAGCGCGTCCAGCGCGTCGCGGCGCTGGCGCGGGAACTGGCCCCGATCGTCGGCGCCGACCCCGACAAGGCCGAGCGCGCCGCCAAGCTCGCCAAGGCCGACCTCCCGACCGAGATGGTCGGCGAATTCCCGGAACTGCAGGGCCTGATGGGCCGGAAATATGCCGAGCTGCAGGGCGAGGACGCCTCCGTTGCGGCTGCGGTCGAGGAGCATTACAAGCCGCTCGGGCCGTCCGACCGCGTTCCGAGCGATCCGATTTCGGTGGCGGTGGCGCTGGCCGATAAGCTCGACACGCTCGTCGGCTTCTGGGCCATCGACGAAAAGCCGACCGGGAGCAAGGACCCCTATGCGCTGCGGAGAGCGGCGCTGGGCGTGATCCGGCTGGTGGTTGAGAATGGGGTGCGGCTCCGCTTAGGCATCACCACAAAGCTTGGAATCTACAAGGCTGATGCGGACATCGGCCTACGTTCAAGCAGCGCAGCGGCCACCGACGATAGCCATGCGGCGAGAAGGAATTCGGCGGCAGAAGCGCAGCAAGCCCTTGAGGAAGCTCAAAACTTCCTTGGGCAGTTCGTGAGCTCGTTGCGTAAAGTTGATGAGCCACAAAGGTGGTCAGAGATATTGGCCAGGGTTGAATCCCCGAAAGCGGAGGACCTCCTCTCCTTCTTCCACGACCGCCTGAAGGTGATGCTCCGCGATCAGGGCGCGCGGCATGATCTCGTCGATGCCGTGCTGGGCGAGGGCGCTTCGGCGAACGACGACCTGCTCCTCATCACCCGTCGCGTCGCCGCGCTCGGCCGCTTCCTTGACACCGAAGATGGCAAGAACCTGCTCGCGGGCTACAAGCGCGCTGCCAATATCCTCAAGGCCGAGGAGAAGAAGGACGGCGAGGGCGCCTTCGCCGACGCTCCGGATCTGCATCTCATCGCCGATGCCGGCCTGATCGAGGAGAAGGCGCTGGCCGTCGCGCTCGCGCAGGCGACGCCGAAGGCCGAGGCCGCCGTCGCCGCCGAGGATTACGAGGGCGCCATGGCCGCGCTCGCCGAAATCCGCCTGGCGGTCGATGCCTTCTTCGACAAGGTCACGGTCAACGATCCCGATCCGGCCTTGCGCGCCAACCGCCTGAAGCTGCTCAACCAGCTCCGCCAGGCGACGCGCGCCGTCGCGGATTTCGACCGTATCGCCGGATAA
- a CDS encoding tripartite tricarboxylate transporter permease yields the protein MDMFSNLALGFGVALTLKNIALCFAGCLVGTLIGVLPGVGPIATISILLPITFGLDPTGALIMLAGIYYGAQYGGSTTAILVNIPGEATSVVTTLDGHQMAKQGRAGVALGTAAMGSFFAGCVATLIIAALGAPLTKMALLFGPAEYFSLMVMGLCFAVVLARGSILKAFCMIMLGLLFSTVGTDLETGQERLTFGIASLSDGIDFSVLAMGVFGFAEVLRNLESPEARDVVKGKIGRLLPDWNDIKQAIAPVLRGTAIGGILGILPGNGAVLGPFASYTMEKKIAKDPSRFGKGAIEGVAGPESANNAGAQTAFIPLLTLGIPPNAVMALMVGAMTIHGIIPGPQVMTRNPELFWGMIASMWVGNLMLLIINLPLVGLWVRLLQVPYRLMFPAILIFCCIGIYSVNNQPLDVAFTALFGLFGYLLIKLGFEPAPLLLGFVLGKLMEEKLRQALIISRGSFWTFVERPISAGLLVVAVLVLAIALLPSISKKRDEVFTE from the coding sequence ATGGATATGTTCTCCAATCTCGCGCTGGGCTTCGGCGTCGCTCTCACCCTCAAGAACATCGCGCTCTGCTTCGCCGGCTGTCTCGTCGGCACGCTGATCGGCGTGCTGCCCGGCGTCGGGCCGATCGCGACGATCTCGATCCTGCTGCCGATCACCTTCGGGCTCGACCCGACGGGCGCCCTGATCATGCTCGCCGGCATCTATTACGGCGCGCAGTATGGCGGCTCGACAACGGCGATCCTGGTCAACATTCCCGGCGAGGCGACCTCGGTCGTCACCACGCTGGACGGCCACCAGATGGCCAAGCAGGGTCGCGCCGGCGTTGCGCTCGGCACGGCGGCGATGGGCTCCTTCTTCGCCGGCTGCGTCGCCACGCTGATCATCGCCGCGCTCGGCGCGCCCCTGACCAAGATGGCGCTGCTCTTCGGCCCGGCCGAGTATTTCTCGCTGATGGTGATGGGCCTGTGCTTCGCGGTCGTGCTGGCGCGCGGCTCGATCCTCAAGGCCTTCTGCATGATCATGCTCGGCCTGCTGTTCTCGACCGTCGGCACAGACCTCGAGACCGGGCAGGAACGGCTGACCTTCGGCATCGCCTCGCTTTCGGACGGCATCGACTTCTCGGTGCTGGCGATGGGCGTGTTCGGCTTCGCCGAGGTATTGCGCAATCTCGAAAGCCCGGAGGCGCGCGACGTCGTCAAAGGCAAGATCGGCCGGCTCCTGCCGGACTGGAACGACATCAAGCAGGCGATCGCTCCGGTGCTCCGCGGCACGGCGATCGGCGGCATTCTCGGCATCCTGCCGGGCAATGGCGCGGTGCTCGGCCCGTTCGCGAGCTACACCATGGAAAAGAAGATCGCGAAGGACCCTTCCCGCTTCGGCAAGGGCGCGATCGAGGGCGTGGCGGGGCCGGAATCGGCCAATAATGCCGGCGCGCAGACCGCCTTCATCCCGCTGCTCACGCTGGGCATCCCGCCGAACGCGGTGATGGCGCTGATGGTCGGCGCGATGACGATCCACGGCATCATCCCCGGCCCGCAGGTGATGACCCGCAATCCCGAGCTGTTCTGGGGCATGATCGCCTCGATGTGGGTCGGCAACCTGATGCTGCTGATCATCAACCTGCCGCTGGTCGGGCTGTGGGTGCGGCTGCTGCAGGTGCCCTACCGCCTGATGTTCCCGGCGATCCTGATCTTCTGCTGTATTGGCATCTACTCGGTGAACAACCAGCCGCTCGACGTCGCCTTCACAGCCCTGTTCGGCCTGTTCGGCTATCTGCTGATCAAGCTCGGCTTCGAGCCGGCGCCGCTGCTGCTCGGCTTCGTCCTGGGCAAGCTGATGGAAGAGAAGCTCCGGCAGGCGCTGATCATATCGCGCGGCTCGTTCTGGACCTTCGTCGAGCGGCCGATCTCGGCCGGGCTGCTGGTGGTCGCCGTGCTCGTGCTCGCCATCGCGCTCTTGCCCTCGATCTCGAAGAAACGCGACGAGGTCTTCACCGAATGA
- a CDS encoding DUF1236 domain-containing protein has translation MFKKLALVAALTITPAIAFAQSQPSGGAVGGATSGAATGAVGGAIVGGPVGAVVGGVGGAVVGAIVGDAAEPRFRTYVVQQRVPSYTYAEPVAVGTVLPQQGVVYHPLPADYAPNASNYRYTVVNDRTVIVEPQTRRVVQIIE, from the coding sequence ATGTTCAAGAAGCTTGCTCTTGTTGCCGCCCTGACCATCACCCCGGCGATCGCTTTCGCCCAGAGCCAGCCCTCGGGCGGCGCAGTCGGCGGCGCGACCAGTGGCGCGGCTACCGGTGCAGTCGGTGGCGCCATCGTCGGCGGTCCGGTCGGCGCGGTTGTCGGCGGCGTCGGCGGCGCCGTGGTCGGCGCGATCGTCGGCGATGCGGCCGAGCCGAGGTTCCGCACCTATGTCGTCCAGCAGCGCGTCCCGTCCTATACCTATGCGGAGCCGGTCGCGGTCGGCACGGTCCTGCCGCAGCAGGGCGTGGTCTACCACCCGCTTCCGGCCGACTACGCGCCGAACGCCTCGAACTATCGCTATACGGTGGTGAACGACCGCACGGTCATCGTCGAGCCGCAGACCCGCCGCGTCGTCCAGATCATCGAATGA
- a CDS encoding LysR family transcriptional regulator, with the protein MDVRQLRCFIAVAEELHFGRAAERLGVAPPALSRQISALEDELGVALLTRTTRQVAMTRAGLIMLEEAKGILVKMEHASRAVREASLASGKVLRVGAIDAASSSFVPEALVAFRARFPGIEIKFVEAITTALIQMLETGKLDLALARPPRKPTDCAFEILRVERPVVVLNENHPLAAREHLTMLDLVGEPFVVPSKRLRPYAYDLVMAYFESVGAVPNVTIEATEKPAMMSAVAAGLGMALAPDWVSRLSFPGVTMRRLRGAMLDPPPPGALIGVSWRPQQKLPCRDDFLAILRESVTLLDERHVLPFVAARPQKRTARTESPVGGA; encoded by the coding sequence ATGGATGTGCGGCAACTGCGATGTTTCATCGCGGTGGCAGAAGAGCTGCATTTCGGCCGGGCGGCCGAGCGGCTCGGCGTTGCGCCTCCCGCGCTGTCACGCCAGATCAGTGCCCTCGAAGACGAACTCGGCGTCGCCCTGCTGACGCGCACGACCCGGCAGGTCGCGATGACCCGCGCCGGGCTGATCATGCTCGAGGAGGCCAAGGGCATCCTCGTCAAGATGGAACATGCCTCGCGTGCCGTGCGCGAAGCCTCGCTCGCCTCCGGCAAGGTGCTGCGCGTCGGCGCGATCGACGCGGCCTCATCGAGCTTCGTGCCAGAGGCGCTGGTGGCCTTCCGCGCCCGCTTCCCCGGCATCGAGATCAAGTTCGTCGAGGCGATCACCACCGCGCTGATCCAGATGCTGGAGACCGGCAAGCTCGATCTGGCGCTCGCCCGCCCGCCGCGCAAGCCGACCGATTGCGCCTTCGAGATCCTGCGGGTGGAGCGCCCGGTCGTCGTGCTCAACGAGAATCACCCGCTCGCCGCGCGCGAGCACCTGACCATGCTCGATCTCGTCGGCGAGCCTTTCGTCGTGCCGTCCAAGCGCCTGCGACCCTATGCCTATGATCTCGTCATGGCCTATTTCGAGAGCGTCGGTGCTGTCCCCAACGTCACGATAGAGGCGACGGAGAAACCGGCCATGATGTCGGCGGTCGCGGCGGGGCTGGGCATGGCGCTCGCGCCGGACTGGGTCTCGCGCCTCTCCTTCCCCGGTGTGACGATGCGGCGCCTGCGCGGCGCGATGCTCGATCCGCCGCCGCCAGGCGCCCTGATCGGCGTCTCCTGGCGGCCGCAGCAGAAGCTGCCCTGCCGCGACGACTTCCTCGCGATCCTCAGGGAAAGCGTGACACTGCTCGACGAGCGCCATGTCCTGCCCTTCGTCGCAGCGAGACCGCAGAAACGAACCGCCCGCACCGAGTCGCCAGTCGGAGGAGCCTGA
- a CDS encoding URC4/urg3 family protein, with amino-acid sequence MPDRNPEAFRALLKPAAVRERAQEMLELGLAGQLLHFSVHPERLEACANYVLETIRANYPTLDIPFHARWRHFTVDGEDRWRTLDRAAGFASSAARGRAAYDLAVVSVLLDAGAGPDWRYRDAATGREIGRSEGLALASLDMFAAGLFSSDPANPLQADAAGLRRLDAAALARGFQAGPGNPLLALEGRAALLNRLGEELERQGLSRPGALFDRFASAADTGTLRAPHMLGEVLGTFGGIWPSRMTLAGVALGDTWRHPLIAQGKPTEGLVPFHKLSQWLTYSLIEPLEWAGITVVDIDEMTGLPEYRNGGLFLDSGVIALKDEADRTKAQEVSSPLVVEWRALTVALLDEIGALIRQRLGRSREELPLAKVLEGGSWAAGRRIAREKRVDGGPPLTIVSDGTVF; translated from the coding sequence ATGCCTGATCGCAACCCCGAGGCGTTCCGCGCCCTGTTGAAACCCGCTGCCGTGCGCGAGCGCGCGCAGGAGATGCTGGAGCTTGGGCTCGCCGGCCAGCTCCTGCATTTCAGCGTGCATCCGGAGCGGCTCGAAGCTTGCGCCAACTACGTGCTGGAAACGATTCGCGCGAATTATCCAACGCTCGACATCCCCTTCCACGCGCGCTGGCGGCATTTCACCGTCGATGGCGAGGATCGCTGGCGGACGCTCGACCGGGCCGCCGGCTTCGCCAGCTCCGCCGCGCGGGGCCGTGCCGCCTATGATCTCGCTGTGGTCAGCGTCCTGCTCGACGCCGGCGCGGGGCCGGACTGGCGCTATCGCGACGCCGCGACCGGCCGCGAGATCGGCCGCTCCGAGGGGCTGGCGCTCGCCTCGCTCGACATGTTCGCCGCCGGCCTGTTCTCCAGCGATCCCGCCAACCCCTTGCAGGCCGATGCGGCCGGGCTGAGGCGGCTCGATGCGGCGGCGCTGGCGCGCGGCTTCCAGGCCGGACCCGGCAACCCGCTGCTCGCGCTCGAAGGCCGCGCGGCGCTGCTCAACCGCCTCGGCGAAGAGCTGGAGCGGCAAGGTCTCTCGCGGCCCGGGGCACTGTTCGATCGCTTCGCTAGCGCTGCCGATACCGGGACGCTGCGAGCACCGCATATGCTGGGCGAGGTTCTCGGCACTTTCGGCGGCATCTGGCCCTCGCGGATGACGCTGGCCGGCGTCGCGCTTGGGGACACCTGGCGCCATCCGCTGATCGCGCAGGGCAAGCCGACCGAGGGACTCGTGCCCTTCCACAAGCTCTCGCAATGGCTGACCTATTCGCTGATCGAGCCGCTGGAATGGGCCGGCATTACGGTGGTCGATATCGACGAGATGACCGGCCTGCCGGAATACCGCAATGGCGGGCTCTTCCTCGATAGCGGCGTCATTGCGCTGAAGGACGAGGCGGACCGGACGAAGGCGCAGGAGGTCTCGTCGCCGCTCGTGGTGGAGTGGCGGGCGCTGACTGTCGCCCTGCTCGACGAGATCGGAGCGCTCATCCGCCAGCGGCTCGGCCGCTCGCGCGAGGAACTCCCGCTCGCCAAGGTGCTCGAAGGCGGCTCCTGGGCGGCCGGGCGCCGGATCGCGCGCGAAAAGCGTGTGGATGGCGGCCCGCCCTTGACCATCGTCAGCGATGGCACGGTATTTTGA
- a CDS encoding tripartite tricarboxylate transporter TctB family protein — protein sequence MSLNQIERAQGLRVRSTQDLAGGLFMILIALGALVFSWELPAGTLRQLGPGMLPKAFAVICGALGIMLALASLRYHGEKLSGWSWKGIFFALGGACLFALTIRGFEFGPIRVPALGLLVSGPLLIFFAGLAADDRKIKELLIFAIAMSAACILLFKYALSLPIPLAPWLLGI from the coding sequence ATGAGTTTGAACCAGATAGAGCGGGCGCAAGGCCTGCGCGTGAGGTCGACGCAGGATCTGGCCGGCGGCCTGTTCATGATCCTGATCGCGCTCGGCGCTCTCGTCTTCTCCTGGGAACTGCCGGCCGGCACGCTGCGCCAGCTCGGGCCCGGCATGCTGCCCAAGGCCTTCGCGGTGATCTGCGGCGCGCTCGGCATCATGCTGGCGCTTGCGTCCCTGCGCTATCACGGCGAGAAGCTCTCGGGCTGGTCGTGGAAGGGCATCTTCTTCGCGCTCGGCGGCGCCTGCCTGTTCGCGCTGACCATCCGCGGCTTCGAGTTCGGCCCGATCCGCGTTCCGGCACTCGGCCTGCTGGTCTCCGGCCCGCTGCTGATCTTCTTCGCCGGACTCGCCGCCGACGACCGCAAGATCAAGGAATTGCTGATCTTCGCCATCGCGATGTCCGCCGCCTGCATCCTGCTGTTCAAATACGCGCTGTCGCTGCCGATCCCGCTCGCGCCCTGGCTCTTGGGGATCTGA